A single window of Paenibacillus sp. FSL H8-0537 DNA harbors:
- a CDS encoding AMP-binding protein codes for MKRPDKTAIRFKEQEVTYMALIEKVECLGVNLSRWLEGFEYPIGLYIGNHSDFIIGYYGMLNAKKVVHLVDSKWGQAELSELITHTHLGGFLIRTDEVETFPLSEWIEAVHTHDGLTLITLRAEYLSKELNAERLEGIVSCRYSSGTTGAPKCMMYEERNVWAAARNWSQSIELNECDIVYCAAYLTHGLAFNTSILAPLKAGATIVLHQDINPRSVLKVIEKSKATIFVAFPVLYDLMTTISGTHVLRSLRMCVSSGTVLHESIKRKFKDKFAIAISDLYGVAETGLSVLSQGDDYQSVGYPLQHVKIRILSESGHEQKSGESGEIAVWTESRARAYYNYPDILEGRLLDGYYLSGDIGYLSEAGKLYIVGRKSDFIDVAGKKVDPYEVENVLKATPGIKDVAVFGLPNKSGSHEIVAVALVADKGITREQIVVVCQSNLTSYKWPQAIYFVDEIPRNNNGKVLREKLRKKFAEEKNGLFYDIIKTKLTPSGSTRRLWIGNVEVERFWKDKSLLSLPGDKISRSQAIVNKMGEMVLFLAGPDDVVCLNHQPDEQFLAYVKRFRGGNLPKLVIRESGVEELNLTESLLEDPHFLEALKKDIDPNVCLIPYGTSVLEEELAQTLNMRIAAPSAEVCVEVNSKAYSRRLCEQEGIRQVPGCVGETLTELEVGFRKLIPFMSQGKLVIKDAMGVSGKGMVQLDSETSFENLMKMMRRSARKAGHERVSMLIEQWISKEKDLNYQILVTRDGHIELLSVREAIVRDGVHMGHMYPVSLTEQQSSALEDAVMKIGRRLIESGFFGIAGIDAMIGCDGHLYPCLEINARFNMATYQNRILQEWMPQQSVMMAVPIYCTLRENISFESVRDALGELLYYPGRNSGVLIHAFSTLNNVRSDGQPRKGRMHTLIIGKTFEECQLLSSQTERLLERLVIEGTAVL; via the coding sequence ATGAAGCGTCCCGATAAGACGGCTATTCGTTTTAAAGAGCAAGAGGTCACTTATATGGCGTTAATAGAGAAAGTGGAGTGCTTGGGTGTAAATCTATCTCGTTGGTTGGAAGGCTTCGAATATCCTATTGGTTTGTATATAGGGAACCATTCTGATTTTATCATAGGCTACTATGGTATGCTCAATGCCAAAAAAGTCGTTCATTTGGTTGATAGCAAATGGGGACAGGCGGAGTTGTCGGAGCTGATCACACATACCCATTTGGGCGGATTTCTAATTCGAACTGATGAAGTAGAGACGTTCCCGCTTAGCGAGTGGATTGAGGCTGTGCATACGCATGATGGTCTGACATTGATCACGCTGCGTGCCGAGTATCTTTCCAAAGAATTAAATGCGGAACGCTTGGAAGGAATCGTTTCTTGTCGATATTCATCGGGTACGACCGGGGCCCCTAAATGCATGATGTACGAAGAACGAAACGTGTGGGCTGCAGCTCGTAACTGGTCGCAATCTATTGAATTAAATGAATGCGATATCGTTTATTGCGCAGCCTATCTTACGCACGGCTTGGCTTTTAATACGTCCATACTGGCTCCTCTTAAAGCCGGGGCGACTATCGTGCTTCATCAGGATATAAATCCACGAAGCGTTCTGAAAGTTATTGAAAAGTCAAAGGCGACGATTTTTGTAGCGTTTCCTGTCTTATACGATCTGATGACGACAATTTCTGGAACGCATGTTTTGCGAAGCCTCAGGATGTGCGTATCCTCCGGAACCGTGCTTCATGAAAGCATTAAAAGAAAGTTTAAAGACAAATTTGCCATCGCAATCTCAGATTTGTATGGAGTGGCTGAAACCGGCTTGTCGGTGCTTAGCCAGGGAGACGACTACCAAAGTGTCGGCTACCCGCTGCAGCATGTCAAAATTCGCATTTTAAGTGAGTCGGGGCATGAGCAGAAAAGCGGAGAGAGCGGAGAAATAGCTGTATGGACCGAGTCGCGCGCGCGCGCCTATTATAATTACCCGGATATATTGGAAGGGCGGCTGCTAGATGGTTATTATCTTTCAGGCGATATTGGCTACTTGTCAGAGGCAGGGAAATTGTACATTGTAGGACGCAAATCGGATTTTATCGACGTGGCAGGCAAAAAGGTTGATCCCTATGAGGTGGAAAATGTGTTGAAAGCGACTCCAGGGATCAAGGATGTTGCCGTGTTCGGCTTACCCAACAAGTCGGGGTCCCACGAGATTGTCGCTGTCGCTCTCGTCGCCGATAAAGGCATAACGAGAGAGCAGATTGTAGTGGTTTGTCAGTCGAATTTGACCAGTTACAAATGGCCTCAAGCCATTTACTTTGTGGACGAGATTCCGCGGAACAACAACGGAAAAGTGCTAAGAGAAAAGTTGCGAAAAAAATTCGCGGAGGAAAAAAATGGGTTATTTTATGATATAATAAAAACTAAATTGACCCCTTCAGGAAGCACGAGGCGTTTGTGGATCGGCAATGTGGAAGTGGAGCGGTTTTGGAAAGATAAGTCGCTGCTTTCTTTACCTGGAGACAAAATTAGCCGTTCGCAAGCGATCGTGAACAAGATGGGGGAAATGGTGTTGTTTTTAGCTGGTCCTGATGATGTTGTGTGCCTCAACCATCAGCCAGATGAACAGTTCTTGGCATATGTTAAGCGCTTTCGCGGTGGAAATTTGCCGAAACTAGTTATCCGAGAATCAGGAGTAGAAGAGCTTAATTTAACGGAAAGCTTATTGGAAGATCCGCACTTTTTGGAAGCGCTTAAGAAGGATATTGATCCAAATGTTTGTTTAATTCCCTACGGAACATCGGTTTTGGAGGAGGAGTTAGCACAAACATTAAACATGAGGATAGCGGCGCCTTCAGCTGAAGTGTGCGTGGAGGTAAATAGCAAAGCCTACAGTAGGAGACTGTGCGAGCAAGAGGGTATTCGGCAAGTGCCGGGCTGCGTGGGGGAAACGTTAACGGAATTGGAGGTCGGGTTCAGGAAGCTTATTCCTTTCATGTCCCAAGGCAAGCTGGTTATTAAAGATGCAATGGGGGTTTCCGGTAAAGGGATGGTTCAGTTGGATTCAGAAACGTCCTTTGAAAACCTGATGAAGATGATGAGACGTTCCGCCCGAAAAGCGGGTCACGAACGCGTATCTATGCTTATCGAGCAATGGATCAGCAAAGAGAAAGACTTGAATTATCAAATTTTAGTCACGCGAGACGGTCACATTGAATTGCTGTCTGTTCGTGAAGCCATCGTTCGAGATGGCGTTCATATGGGGCATATGTACCCTGTTTCATTAACCGAGCAACAATCCAGTGCTCTGGAGGATGCCGTAATGAAAATCGGCCGACGATTAATAGAAAGCGGCTTTTTCGGCATTGCTGGAATCGATGCCATGATTGGATGCGATGGGCATTTATATCCATGTTTGGAGATCAATGCCCGATTCAATATGGCTACTTACCAAAATCGGATACTGCAGGAATGGATGCCTCAGCAAAGTGTCATGATGGCTGTGCCTATTTATTGCACATTGCGGGAAAACATATCTTTTGAGAGCGTCCGAGATGCTCTCGGCGAATTGCTCTACTACCCGGGACGGAACTCAGGAGTCCTTATACACGCTTTTTCTACCTTAAATAACGTAAGAAGCGATGGGCAGCCGCGGAAAGGGAGGATGCACACGCTCATAATAGGTAAAACTTTTGAAGAATGTCAATTGCTTTCTTCCCAGACAGAACGGTTGCTTGAAAGACTCGTGATAGAGGGGACAGCCGTGCTTTAA
- a CDS encoding LL-diaminopimelate aminotransferase, with product MQFEGAKRLDDLPPYLFSELEQMKLEHEAQGNQVIDLSVGDPNFPTSPEIVNVLNQAAVSEEHQHYPPFRGYRHLRVAIAEWYKRRFDIEVNPDTEVLILLGSKEGLSHISLAFLDPGDCALVPNPGYPAYLGGIALAGGKHVEMPLLEENKFLIDVDRIDPLVAERAKLLFMNYPNNPTGEVADLDAFTRIVDFAKQHNIVVVHDAAYSEVTFGDYESPSFLQAKGAKDVGVEFHSFSKTFCMTGWRIGMVVGNEEVINRLAKVKAFVDSGVFGAIQEAAAYAIGTYETIKSEMKSAYEKRIRILCDGLAAYGWRLTPPKAGYFIWGKVPEGWSSMDFCKKVLEEANVMLTPGSGFGKYGEGYVRISLNVNDDQLTACIQAIGSVYQVCMDNNPNGKVGMNR from the coding sequence ATGCAGTTCGAAGGCGCCAAAAGACTGGACGATTTGCCTCCGTATTTATTTTCTGAATTGGAGCAGATGAAACTGGAGCATGAAGCTCAGGGAAACCAAGTGATTGATCTGAGTGTAGGCGACCCTAATTTCCCGACTAGTCCGGAAATTGTTAACGTATTGAATCAAGCTGCTGTTAGTGAGGAGCATCAGCATTATCCGCCGTTTCGGGGCTATCGCCATTTACGTGTAGCCATTGCGGAATGGTATAAGAGAAGGTTTGACATCGAGGTCAATCCCGATACGGAGGTGCTCATCCTTTTGGGCTCCAAAGAAGGACTTTCGCACATATCGCTCGCCTTCCTAGACCCTGGAGACTGCGCATTGGTGCCAAACCCGGGTTATCCGGCTTATCTCGGAGGCATAGCTTTAGCGGGAGGCAAACATGTGGAAATGCCTTTGTTGGAGGAAAATAAGTTTCTTATCGATGTTGATCGTATTGATCCGCTCGTTGCGGAGCGTGCGAAGCTGCTGTTTATGAACTATCCCAATAATCCAACCGGAGAGGTAGCAGATTTGGATGCCTTTACTCGCATAGTGGATTTTGCCAAACAGCACAACATTGTCGTTGTACATGATGCTGCCTACTCGGAGGTGACTTTTGGCGATTACGAGAGTCCGAGCTTTTTACAAGCCAAAGGGGCTAAGGACGTAGGGGTCGAGTTTCACTCTTTTTCCAAAACATTTTGCATGACGGGCTGGAGAATTGGCATGGTTGTAGGTAATGAGGAGGTCATTAACCGGCTGGCCAAGGTCAAAGCGTTTGTGGACTCCGGTGTGTTCGGTGCTATTCAGGAAGCGGCGGCCTATGCGATTGGAACGTATGAAACGATCAAATCAGAGATGAAGTCGGCTTACGAGAAGCGTATACGCATACTTTGCGACGGATTAGCGGCGTATGGTTGGAGGCTGACCCCGCCCAAAGCCGGTTATTTTATTTGGGGGAAAGTACCCGAGGGCTGGAGTTCGATGGATTTTTGCAAAAAGGTGCTCGAAGAGGCTAATGTGATGCTAACGCCTGGCAGCGGATTTGGAAAATATGGTGAAGGCTACGTCCGAATATCTCTGAACGTGAATGACGATCAATTGACTGCATGCATCCAAGCAATCGGAAGTGTATATCAAGTATGTATGGACAACAATCCAAATGGGAAGGTCGGGATGAATAGATGA
- a CDS encoding 3-oxoacyl-[acyl-carrier-protein] synthase III C-terminal domain-containing protein: protein MIGIRAVTTFRPEKRTDISELAEQIGLSEEQTETLRDVRGLSCVMDSEGRTTYDMLQMVMSRLLEKVDVDPESVACLLYSHAMQSHPGGMMSLESLKSSFGMEGVPSLSISGMNCATAILAFDLAVSRLRASSKKYAILLFAEKIYTPLMRKIDDMTVLSDGAAACLIEKGSERNQIMSISQLVDGKLASIGNWSEEDYRWFQLSYFMGVKKVMQASLKLAGVKKEDVRWIIPHNVNKDTWSYAARALEFPEQHIFTDNISICGHVNGCDLLINLEDIYNGGSLQPGDDYIMLSVGLGGAYGCMTIRH, encoded by the coding sequence ATGATTGGTATACGGGCAGTGACGACGTTCCGTCCCGAGAAGCGGACAGATATTTCAGAATTGGCTGAGCAGATCGGCTTGAGTGAGGAGCAGACTGAAACACTCCGGGACGTTCGTGGATTGAGCTGTGTGATGGACTCGGAAGGACGGACTACGTATGACATGCTGCAAATGGTGATGAGTCGTTTGCTCGAAAAGGTCGATGTCGATCCGGAATCGGTGGCATGCCTATTGTATTCCCATGCCATGCAAAGTCATCCAGGCGGAATGATGTCCTTAGAGAGTCTCAAGAGTTCTTTTGGGATGGAGGGCGTTCCTTCTTTGAGCATATCCGGAATGAACTGTGCGACCGCTATTTTAGCCTTCGATCTGGCTGTCAGTCGGTTGAGGGCATCGTCTAAGAAGTATGCAATTTTATTATTTGCTGAGAAGATCTATACCCCTCTTATGAGGAAAATTGATGATATGACCGTTTTATCCGATGGGGCTGCGGCCTGTTTAATTGAAAAGGGCAGTGAGCGTAATCAAATCATGAGCATCAGTCAGCTTGTGGATGGGAAATTGGCTTCCATCGGCAATTGGAGCGAAGAGGATTATCGGTGGTTCCAACTTTCTTATTTCATGGGCGTGAAAAAAGTTATGCAAGCATCTTTGAAACTTGCTGGCGTGAAAAAAGAGGACGTGCGATGGATTATTCCACATAATGTAAATAAAGATACTTGGTCGTATGCTGCCCGTGCACTTGAATTCCCTGAGCAACATATATTTACAGACAATATTTCTATTTGCGGGCATGTGAATGGTTGTGATCTGCTCATTAATTTGGAAGATATATATAATGGCGGGAGTCTGCAACCCGGAGATGACTACATCATGCTTAGTGTCGGACTTGGCGGTGCATATGGTTGCATGACGATTCGTCATTAA
- a CDS encoding 3-oxoacyl-[acyl-carrier-protein] synthase III C-terminal domain-containing protein: MSCQIIMLLLLRKEDDKRVTGGVEHISYYIPDARKEIASLGDLLGLQNEDFTLLTNHGLKQIAVEDELRLDQMLFEAVRPLFEQGLVQPQEVDMLLFTSTILQFSPHLVDPFSKIRQQFRLEHAQVLAVNQVNCAGMDFLFQITMKMLRLYPHVNGVLLVTGDKTFVKDFRYMKDSSVMADAASAAFISRQTKTNRIIDSLLTVEGTIYNGEKSLPEDLVWFQRTFAMGLIKIVRSMLKKNHLDVEHIRLLIVSNINDTTWKKVAQALKVPSERLYYPTLSEIGHAHNTDPLIHLDMAVKEGRLRQGDYFMTLTAGNGSTFGCTLFQH; the protein is encoded by the coding sequence ATGAGTTGCCAAATAATTATGCTGTTACTATTAAGAAAGGAGGATGACAAACGGGTGACCGGCGGAGTCGAACATATCAGTTACTATATCCCCGACGCTCGCAAAGAAATTGCAAGCCTTGGGGACCTTCTAGGTCTGCAAAATGAAGATTTTACGCTGCTGACCAATCACGGACTGAAACAGATTGCAGTGGAGGACGAGTTGCGTCTCGACCAGATGCTCTTCGAGGCTGTGCGTCCATTATTTGAACAAGGACTCGTTCAACCACAGGAAGTGGATATGCTGCTGTTTACTAGCACGATACTTCAGTTCTCCCCTCATCTCGTTGATCCATTTTCCAAAATTAGACAACAATTCCGTCTGGAGCATGCGCAAGTATTAGCCGTTAATCAAGTCAACTGCGCAGGCATGGATTTTCTGTTCCAGATTACAATGAAAATGCTGCGCCTTTATCCGCATGTAAATGGCGTCCTGTTAGTTACTGGCGACAAGACGTTCGTTAAAGATTTTCGTTATATGAAGGACAGCTCGGTGATGGCCGACGCCGCCTCTGCTGCTTTCATTTCACGCCAAACGAAGACTAATCGCATTATCGATTCTTTATTGACGGTCGAGGGAACGATTTATAACGGAGAAAAGTCGTTACCGGAGGATTTGGTTTGGTTTCAACGAACGTTCGCGATGGGCTTAATCAAAATAGTACGTTCGATGCTTAAAAAGAACCATCTGGATGTCGAGCACATCCGCCTGCTTATCGTCAGCAATATCAACGATACCACTTGGAAAAAGGTAGCTCAGGCATTGAAGGTGCCTAGCGAGCGTTTGTATTACCCGACATTGTCAGAGATTGGACATGCCCATAATACAGATCCTTTAATTCATTTGGACATGGCAGTCAAAGAAGGACGCTTGCGACAAGGTGATTACTTTATGACGTTAACGGCAGGAAACGGCAGCACATTTGGCTGCACCCTATTTCAACATTAA
- a CDS encoding pyrroline-5-carboxylate reductase dimerization domain-containing protein, whose amino-acid sequence MNIGIIGYGNIGRLLCESFLERGLLKPEHLIIHTRSPKKLEIINKYPSIQITHTPEELAQRADLLFLCVKPLEIGAVMAQISDHLHGTHLVSTAASIEIRDLEAYYDAKITKIIPTLTSQVKVGMTLVCHNQHVKEVDIAALYKLLQALGDIKRIEEDDFEAAADLTSCAPGLIASMFDEFVASGVRHSRLTREEAEEMVITTLYGTVKLLYEQKMRFDELVTKVATKGGITQEGVNVLRSGLPAVFDEVFERTLEKHHLIKAMSRQNKPIGAK is encoded by the coding sequence ATGAATATTGGCATTATTGGCTACGGAAACATAGGTCGTTTATTATGTGAAAGCTTTTTGGAGCGCGGTCTACTAAAGCCTGAACATTTGATTATTCACACCAGGAGCCCAAAGAAGCTGGAGATCATTAATAAATATCCATCTATTCAAATCACTCACACACCAGAGGAATTAGCACAGCGGGCAGATTTGCTTTTCCTGTGTGTCAAGCCTCTTGAAATAGGCGCGGTTATGGCACAGATTTCCGACCATCTCCATGGGACCCATCTGGTTTCCACAGCAGCTTCTATCGAAATCAGGGATTTAGAAGCTTACTACGATGCAAAAATCACAAAAATAATTCCAACCCTCACTTCCCAAGTAAAGGTAGGAATGACGCTTGTTTGCCACAATCAGCATGTTAAAGAAGTCGATATCGCAGCCCTCTATAAGCTGCTTCAAGCATTAGGAGATATAAAACGCATTGAGGAAGATGATTTTGAAGCGGCTGCCGACTTAACAAGCTGTGCTCCTGGTTTAATCGCTTCCATGTTCGATGAATTTGTCGCTTCCGGTGTTCGCCATAGTCGCCTAACCCGTGAAGAAGCTGAAGAAATGGTTATTACAACCTTGTATGGAACGGTCAAACTGCTCTATGAACAAAAGATGCGGTTCGACGAACTTGTCACCAAGGTCGCTACAAAGGGCGGCATTACCCAAGAAGGCGTTAATGTTCTGCGCAGCGGGCTTCCGGCTGTATTTGATGAGGTATTCGAGCGAACTCTGGAGAAACATCATTTAATCAAGGCAATGAGCCGCCAAAATAAGCCGATAGGAGCGAAATAG
- a CDS encoding BtrH N-terminal domain-containing protein: protein MYKVEVSPIEGQLADCVTVYCIARLKAKGMLNSQDITGAFWRFNYRRDPLIYYWVSQFNTSDERNHLLDTYFHIRIQPDEGGLDNLHCKITNHLTAERLPMLFVERYEMPYDLLYYKKHRERHYVLVNGYDPVADVYHIVDFFADEPFHMIPRSTLEVAFSEAYDESQPMLVGSLDGIPILGPEQLEAIIQSNIASMTQNDNRTAGFPAMSQLAGDITIGDDFFQQYIPMLNLFSKLKHVSVYRKQHADFLTRYFDAGNLPEQFNRQSGRWILLANYLLKGHLTKQEKYYTKALIELEFITQHENEIMESYSNLTNRMKRVVI, encoded by the coding sequence GTGTATAAAGTTGAGGTCAGCCCTATTGAGGGCCAGCTTGCGGATTGTGTGACAGTTTATTGCATAGCAAGATTAAAAGCAAAGGGAATGCTGAACTCGCAAGATATTACTGGGGCTTTCTGGCGCTTTAACTATCGCAGGGACCCTTTAATTTATTACTGGGTCAGCCAGTTTAATACCAGCGATGAAAGGAACCACCTGCTGGACACTTACTTTCATATCCGCATTCAGCCAGATGAAGGCGGTTTGGATAACCTCCACTGCAAAATCACTAATCATCTAACTGCAGAACGACTTCCTATGTTATTCGTCGAACGTTATGAAATGCCCTATGATCTTCTTTATTATAAAAAGCATAGAGAACGCCATTATGTGCTTGTGAACGGTTATGACCCTGTAGCGGATGTATACCATATCGTCGATTTTTTTGCCGATGAACCCTTCCATATGATTCCTCGTTCCACATTGGAAGTTGCGTTCAGCGAAGCCTACGATGAATCTCAGCCCATGCTGGTCGGTTCTCTGGACGGCATACCTATTTTAGGACCAGAGCAACTGGAAGCTATTATTCAGTCGAACATAGCCAGTATGACGCAGAACGACAATCGCACAGCCGGGTTCCCGGCAATGAGCCAATTGGCAGGGGATATTACGATAGGAGATGATTTCTTCCAGCAATATATCCCAATGTTAAATTTGTTCTCCAAGTTAAAACATGTATCTGTCTATCGAAAGCAGCATGCTGACTTCCTAACCAGATACTTCGATGCAGGCAATCTGCCTGAACAATTTAACCGTCAAAGCGGTCGTTGGATTCTTCTGGCCAACTACTTACTTAAAGGCCATCTAACAAAACAGGAAAAATATTATACGAAGGCATTAATCGAGCTGGAGTTCATTACCCAACACGAGAATGAAATTATGGAAAGTTACTCCAACCTAACCAATCGAATGAAGCGGGTGGTCATATGA
- a CDS encoding YpdA family putative bacillithiol disulfide reductase — translation MKDVIIIGGGPCGIATAIEAKKNNLDYLVLEKGCIVNHITQFPTYVTLFGACEDFEIGGVPFTLDYGPPRKKDAMRYYYKVVKHFDLDIHQYEEVTHVEQVQEGNDRFYTVTSQQRGQTNVYRARNVVFATGFVSNPRKLGIDGEELPKVLHLFTEAHFFANQKVLIIGTGHSGLEAIIDLCAVDAQVTLVHRGDNLSYTPKRWMLAEARKLMDAGQIKAHFSSTVTAIEQDRVHIHTPDGPIAIENDFVLKLVGFQPQYEMLDSLGVQFSPDTGAPLFNDGTMESNVPGIYVAGVYAGGRDVNTYQISTGRFHASKIITNIARRIGILV, via the coding sequence ATGAAGGACGTCATCATTATTGGCGGAGGCCCATGCGGCATAGCTACAGCTATAGAAGCGAAAAAAAACAATTTAGACTACCTCGTGCTGGAAAAAGGCTGCATCGTTAATCACATCACCCAATTCCCTACCTATGTGACCTTGTTCGGCGCTTGTGAAGATTTCGAGATAGGCGGGGTGCCGTTCACACTGGACTATGGGCCTCCACGGAAAAAGGATGCGATGCGATACTATTATAAAGTAGTCAAGCACTTCGATTTGGATATTCATCAATATGAAGAAGTGACTCACGTGGAGCAGGTACAAGAAGGCAACGACCGTTTTTATACGGTGACCTCTCAACAACGTGGACAAACCAATGTCTATCGGGCGCGCAATGTCGTTTTTGCAACTGGGTTTGTCAGCAACCCGCGAAAATTGGGAATTGACGGAGAGGAACTGCCGAAAGTACTGCATTTGTTTACGGAAGCCCATTTTTTCGCTAATCAAAAAGTACTTATCATTGGCACCGGGCATTCCGGACTAGAGGCCATAATCGACTTGTGCGCCGTTGATGCGCAAGTGACCTTGGTCCATCGTGGAGATAATCTTTCTTATACACCAAAAAGATGGATGTTGGCGGAGGCTCGCAAATTAATGGATGCCGGTCAAATTAAAGCCCATTTCTCTTCAACTGTAACGGCTATCGAGCAAGATCGCGTTCATATTCATACACCAGATGGCCCGATTGCGATCGAGAACGATTTTGTGCTGAAATTAGTTGGGTTTCAACCCCAATATGAAATGCTTGATTCGCTAGGCGTACAATTTAGTCCTGATACTGGAGCTCCTTTATTTAATGACGGTACGATGGAATCAAACGTTCCAGGCATCTATGTTGCAGGCGTGTACGCAGGTGGTAGAGATGTGAACACCTATCAAATCTCTACAGGCCGATTCCATGCTTCCAAAATCATCACCAACATCGCCCGACGTATTGGTATCCTCGTATAA
- a CDS encoding phosphopantetheine-binding protein, producing the protein MRELIIELISKQMTVSPTISDDEDLFLAGLNSIKFIHLIVDLELKFDMEVSDNDLTFETFSTIQKIMQYVHLKSPISKK; encoded by the coding sequence GTGAGAGAGTTGATCATCGAGCTTATTTCCAAACAAATGACCGTTAGTCCTACGATTTCGGATGATGAAGATTTATTTTTGGCAGGTCTCAATTCCATTAAGTTCATACATCTCATTGTTGATCTCGAACTAAAGTTTGACATGGAAGTTTCGGATAACGACTTGACCTTCGAGACCTTCTCAACCATCCAAAAAATTATGCAATACGTTCATCTAAAAAGTCCCATATCCAAAAAATAA